The Nostoc commune NIES-4072 genome includes a window with the following:
- a CDS encoding transposase, with protein MTPNKNHCIPEQFVFGQVESRPVVVNFKGEPVTSDAGLILIAELDRKREITSRLAACFKDYREPNKVLHPVHSLIAQRIYGLIMGYEDINDHETLRHDPIFALTVGKVINSKRESFNLAGKSTLNRLEHCPEEVTSKENSRYHRIEYDSSAIETLLVELFLESYQKPPRQIIVDLDVTDNLVQGNMENRLKEQKLDLQSDRTSTHTFEGNQLRLWFAAIAYILMNTMREKCLVHTEFQNVTIGTIRTKLLKLGAVITILQRRILIAISSACPYKDIFATIYECLSRLPYPG; from the coding sequence ATGACCCCAAATAAAAATCATTGTATACCGGAACAGTTCGTATTTGGACAAGTAGAGTCACGTCCAGTTGTAGTTAATTTCAAGGGTGAGCCTGTAACATCTGATGCAGGATTAATACTAATTGCGGAACTAGACAGAAAAAGAGAAATAACATCACGGCTGGCAGCATGTTTCAAAGATTACCGAGAGCCAAATAAAGTTTTACATCCAGTTCACAGCTTAATTGCACAAAGGATATATGGCTTAATCATGGGTTATGAAGATATAAATGACCATGAAACTCTACGTCACGACCCAATATTTGCGCTGACAGTTGGAAAAGTGATTAATTCAAAGCGAGAATCATTTAATTTGGCAGGAAAAAGTACCTTAAATCGTCTCGAACATTGTCCAGAAGAGGTAACTTCAAAAGAAAATAGTCGGTATCACCGTATTGAATATGATTCATCAGCGATAGAAACACTATTAGTTGAGCTATTTTTAGAATCCTATCAAAAGCCACCACGGCAGATAATCGTGGATTTAGATGTTACGGATAATTTAGTACAAGGCAATATGGAAAATCGTCTCAAAGAACAAAAATTAGATTTACAAAGTGATAGAACAAGTACTCATACATTTGAGGGTAACCAATTACGCTTGTGGTTCGCAGCTATTGCTTACATTTTAATGAATACCATGCGAGAGAAATGTTTAGTCCATACGGAATTCCAAAATGTAACGATTGGTACTATACGCACAAAATTATTAAAGCTAGGGGCTGTTATTACTATTCTTCAGCGACGAATTCTAATTGCAATAAGTAGCGCTTGCCCTTACAAGGACATTTTTGCAACAATTTATGAGTGTTTATCTCGACTGCCTTACCCCGGTTAA
- a CDS encoding Uma2 family endonuclease, whose amino-acid sequence MVFAQTSPPNVITTRLTLDEYRAMEETNPERHEYRNGEIITMSGGSESHSAIASNFLIYLGFLLRDTDFRLYNSDLRVWIPEYQCGTYTDLMVVNGEPEFNGNRNDEILNPMLIVEVLSPSTEAYDRGDKFRKYRSIASFCEYVLVSQTEPYIEQYHNLDRNSNDRWLWQVHSHLERTIMLHSLNVEIPLTEIYRRINF is encoded by the coding sequence GTGGTCTTTGCTCAAACCAGTCCCCCAAATGTAATAACAACTCGCCTGACGTTAGACGAGTATCGGGCTATGGAAGAAACAAACCCCGAACGCCATGAATACCGCAACGGAGAGATTATTACTATGTCGGGAGGGTCGGAATCTCATAGCGCGATCGCCAGCAACTTCTTAATTTACTTAGGGTTTTTATTGAGAGATACCGATTTTCGTTTGTATAACAGCGACTTGCGAGTTTGGATTCCCGAATATCAGTGTGGGACTTATACCGATTTGATGGTTGTTAATGGTGAACCAGAGTTCAATGGCAATCGCAATGATGAAATTCTCAATCCAATGCTTATTGTCGAAGTTTTATCACCCTCTACTGAAGCTTATGATCGAGGGGACAAGTTCAGAAAATATCGCTCGATTGCCAGCTTTTGTGAATATGTGCTTGTCAGCCAAACTGAACCCTACATTGAGCAATATCACAACTTGGATCGCAACAGTAACGATCGCTGGCTATGGCAAGTTCACTCTCACCTTGAGCGGACGATTATGCTGCACAGTTTAAACGTAGAAATTCCCTTGACTGAAATCTATCGTCGCATTAATTTTTAA